A genomic region of Homalodisca vitripennis isolate AUS2020 chromosome 5, UT_GWSS_2.1, whole genome shotgun sequence contains the following coding sequences:
- the LOC124363925 gene encoding A-kinase anchor protein 14-like: MGAKDKYEYISRTELLAQQSVEHINMYALVCLSALVAVAAAGIVAPVVPVVHAPLAHSSVSVVRSAVVHPAPVVPVVKAPLVHPAPVVPLVRAPLVHPAPVVPVVRAAPVVHAAPLLHAPVVHHAPVLVH, from the exons ATGGGTGCGAAGGACAAGTATGAGTATATATCCCGCACCGAGCTATTAGCACAACAGTCAGTCGAACACATCAACATGTACGCCCTG GTCTGTCTGTCCGCCCTCGTGGCTGTCGCTGCTGCCGGCATTGTGGCCCCCGTCGTCCCAGTCGTCCACGCGCCCCTGGCTCACAGCTCCGTCTCTGTGGTCAGATCTGCCGTGGTCCACCCTGCTCCAGTCGTGCCTGTAGTCAAGGCCCCCCTGGTCCACCCTGCCCCAGTGGTGCCTCTAGTCAGAGCCCCCTTGGTCCACCCTGCCCCAGTGGTACCTGTGGTTAGAGCCGCTCCTGTCGTCCACGCCGCTCCTCTTCTCCATGCTCCTGTCGTGCACCACGCCCCGGTTCTTGTGCACTAa